A genomic window from Triticum urartu cultivar G1812 chromosome 7, Tu2.1, whole genome shotgun sequence includes:
- the LOC125525293 gene encoding proline-rich protein HaeIII subfamily 1-like, translating to MTLRRSTMLIALLVVLLAFSGPIKGEDDLGGGDGGDLAPPPNPGGSHLSPPPPPSPKSHPPPSPKTDLAPPPSPKTNPPPPAPIQPPPGPCAEVRLYKGPCVNMVCAAACIAELHQGGHCRGHIFTGGCYCFVCSVAKSSPSLH from the exons ATGACTCTAAGAAGGAGCACCATGCTGATTGCTCTTCTCGTTGTTTTGCTCGCCTTTTCAG GCCCAATCAAAGGAGAAGATGACTTGGGCGGAGGTGATGGCGGTGACTTGGCCCCTCCTCCTAATCCAGGGGGCAGTCATTTgtctcctccacctcctccatcTCCAAAGAGCCATCCACCTCCATCTCCAAAGACTGATTTGGCTCCTCCTCCATCTCCAAAGACCAATCCACCTCCACCTGCACCGATCCAGCCGCCACCAGGCCCCTGTGCGGAAGTGAGGTTGTACAAAGGGCCGTGCGTCAACATGGTTTGCGCGGCCGCTTGTATCGCAGAGTTGCATCAGGGCGGCCACTGTCGTGGGCATATTTTTACTGGTGGTTGCTATTGTTTCGTGTGTTCGGTAGCAAAGTCTAGCCCATCATTACATTGA